In Papaver somniferum cultivar HN1 chromosome 1, ASM357369v1, whole genome shotgun sequence, a genomic segment contains:
- the LOC113329762 gene encoding uncharacterized protein LOC113329762 translates to MIIYTRRCHIFAEIVGHSLTLNLKTSAPVSVHLFQIVLLHLANIQNGVLEHEDDSMKGILPGYVRDCGDRLASSDATFEDFSDTLDFLFVDDENEKGMLDGSSLEGLTSMFFSSPNNISDPEESVTLDTGRGSDINAASLVGFQVPLHSVTCEVDDSSIALSTTASVPEPQSPYRINGCICCVLNTEDPEIPCNDDSFLSPSEVLPSYVSAAMQHSSGGGSVPTPASDYAACRKASEQGLSHIKEEKEQLGIVASPKMEVLPEVSSNHLVDDYGVEYKIFDSESPELTFEDVVPAVRQCGSVPEEVFMEAEPGKQSDTGSTFDFHLSGQIHVSDQVSPIHVSDQVLPQNVVDGSNKEADTIFMTGSHASPHVDPSSVEIASEFMFSPLTSDQEDQLFEDTDDVPCFSDVEAMILDMDLGSCIPDLYSSKEALRHQYEHSGRAIIRLEQGAYSCIQRAIASRRAFALLYSRHLRHYIKKPEVLLGRTTVDVSVDIDLGRGEGCANKISRRQATIKMDENGSFYMKNLGKCSVLVNSKELKTGQRVKLSSNCLIEISGIQFLFEINQIIVRQHLDAKARRLTGNSSKFERLSGRVS, encoded by the exons ATGATAATCTACACAAGGAGATGTCACATATTCGCAGAGATAGTGGGCCACTCTTTAACATTAAACCTGAAAACATCTGCTCCGGTTTCAGTCCACCTATTCCAGATAGTGTTGCTTCATTTAGCCAATATCCAGAATGGGGTGCTGGAACATGAAGACGATTCCATGAAAGGGATTCTACCCGGATATGTGAGAGACTGCGGTGATAGATTAGCAAGTTCCGATGCTACTTTTGAGGATTTTTCAGATACTTTGGACTTTCTTTTTGTGGATGACGAGAACGAGAAAGGCATGCTAGATGGGTCTTCGCTCGAAGGTCTGACATCAATGTTTTTCAGTTCTCCAAATAATATTAGTGACCCTGAAGAATCAGTGACTCTAGATACAGGGAGGGGGTCTGACATCAATGCTGCAAGTCTAGTAGGTTTTCAGGTCCCACTACATTCAGTGACCTGTGAGGTTGACGATTCATCAATTGCTTTGTCGACAACCGCATCAGTCCCAGAACCTCAATCTCCTTATCGGATTAACGGGTGTATTTGCTGTGTTTTAAATACCGAAGACCCTGAAATTCCATGCAATGATGATTCTTTCTTGTCTCCCAGTGAGGTGCTGCCATCATATGTTTCCGCTGCAATGCAACATAGTTCTGGGGGTGGCTCAGTTCCAACACCTGCCAGTGACTATGCCGCCTGTCGAAAGGCAAGCGAGCAAGGACTAAGCCATATCAAGGAAGAAaaggaacaacttggaattgTAGCTTCTCCGAAGATGGAGGTGTTACCTGAAGTTAGTTCAAATCATTTAGTTGACGATTATGGGGTTGAATATAAAATATTTGATAGTGAATCTCCGGAATTGACCTTTGAGGATGTAGTTCCTGCCGTGAGACAATGTGGATCAGTCCCAGAAGAGGTATTTATGGAAGCTGAACCGGGAAAGCAAAGTGACACCGGAAGCACTTTTGACTTTCATTTAAGCGGGCAGATTCATGTTTCTGATCAAGTATCGCCAATTCATGTTTCTGATCAAGTATTGCCACAAAACGTTGTTGATGGCTCTAACAAGGAGGCAGATACTATTTTCATGACTGGAAGCCATGCATCACCTCATGTGGATCCCAGTTCCGTTGAAATCGCTTCCGAGTTCATGTTTAGTCCTTTGACATCAGATCAGGAAGATCAGCTGTTCGAAGATACTGATGATGTACCTTGTTTTTCTGATGTTGAAGCAATG ATACTTGATATGGACCTGGGTTCTTGCATTCCAGATTTGTACTCAAGTAAGGAAG CGTTAAGGCATCAATATGAGCATTCAGGGAGAGCAATCATAAGGTTGGAACAAGGTGCCTATTCTTGTATTCAGAGAGCTATAGCATCTCGTAGAGCATTTGCACTTCTGTACAGCCGTCATTTGAGGCATTACATTAAGAAACCCGAG GTTCTACTTGGGAGAACAACAGTAGACGTTTCTGTTGACATTGACCTGGGAAGAGGAGAAGGGTGTGCTAATAAAATATCCAGGCGACAG GCAACGATAAAGATGGACGAAAATGGTTCTTTCTATATGAAGAACCTTGGGAAATGCTCTGTCTTAGTTAACAGCAAGGAACTGAAAACCGGACAGCGTGTAAAACTTAGCTCGAACTGTTTGATTGAG ATAAGTGGAATCCAGTTCTTGTTTGAGATAAATCAAATTATCGTGAGGCAGCACTTGGATGCAAAAGCTAGAAGACTTACTGGCAATAGTTCAAAGTTTGAACGGTTGTCTGGAAGGGTATCTTGA